From the genome of Methanobrevibacter smithii ATCC 35061, one region includes:
- a CDS encoding ARPP-1 family domain-containing protein has translation MNLKHLSLAERQNYENMTVVPILSDTNTPFDVLDLKEGLKMGLVKIEECDNSNIEQVKLKNNSVSPLILLDGEEIAGSLQNRIVAQTMIIPPKNEMEIPVNCSEKGRNEYKSEFQYSDYIANSNTRRKKAYNKNNPLQEVVWNSIDNLETDKNTSSKTKALRDSYEKNKYNIDSYLKHFKMENNQIGVICIVENKVGLEIFNNHSLYEKYNEMLLRSYIIDSSNKEKINISNNELENILSSIDANSFIKKKAVDLGKYYKISNSYGNGHIWTLKK, from the coding sequence AAAGGCAGAATTATGAAAACATGACAGTAGTTCCTATTTTAAGTGATACCAATACTCCATTTGATGTTTTAGATTTAAAAGAAGGGCTGAAAATGGGACTTGTAAAGATTGAAGAATGTGATAACTCAAATATAGAACAAGTAAAATTAAAAAATAACTCAGTATCTCCATTAATTTTACTTGACGGTGAAGAAATTGCAGGATCTCTCCAGAACAGAATTGTTGCTCAAACAATGATAATACCTCCTAAAAATGAAATGGAAATACCTGTAAACTGTTCTGAAAAAGGAAGAAATGAATATAAATCCGAGTTTCAGTATTCAGATTACATAGCTAACTCAAATACCAGAAGAAAAAAAGCATACAATAAGAACAATCCCCTTCAGGAAGTTGTCTGGAATTCCATTGATAATTTGGAAACTGATAAAAACACATCCTCCAAAACAAAAGCACTTAGAGACAGCTATGAAAAAAACAAATATAATATTGACAGCTATTTAAAACACTTCAAAATGGAAAATAATCAGATTGGAGTAATATGCATTGTAGAAAACAAAGTAGGCCTTGAAATATTTAATAATCATTCATTATATGAAAAGTATAATGAAATGCTACTTAGAAGTTACATTATTGACAGTTCCAACAAAGAAAAAATAAATATTTCCAACAATGAGCTTGAAAATATATTATCCAGTATAGATGCTAATTCATTTATTAAAAAAAAAGCTGTAGATTTAGGAAAATATTATAAAATTTCAAACAGCTACGGTAACGGACATATATGGACCTTAAAAAAATAG